Proteins encoded in a region of the Vicia villosa cultivar HV-30 ecotype Madison, WI linkage group LG5, Vvil1.0, whole genome shotgun sequence genome:
- the LOC131602618 gene encoding large ribosomal subunit protein bL19cz-like has product MASRKLFSSLLRSPVTRSPPEFHPPTYFRQLSFSNLNSPLSPPIGFSQTNAFLRAESGNGLTRFPSVQHGSMLVPHFQRRFMSTETNSADSSSQDSSVLEPEVPRPIKFKRLDKTARHIMQILDKEAVEEVKGQREMPDIKPGYIVQLKVEVPENKRRVSIIKGIVIARRNAGLNTTFRIRRMVAGVGIESLFPLYSPNIKEIKVLDKKKVRRAKLYYLRDKMNALR; this is encoded by the exons ATGGCTTCACGAAAACTTTTCTCGTCTCTACTCCGTTCACCTGTCACTCGCTCTCCACCGGAGTTTCATCCTCCAACCTACTTCCGGCAACTCTCTTTCTCCAACCTTAATTCTCCTCTTTCTCCGCCGATCGGT TTTTCTCAAACAAATGCATTCTTGAGAGCTGAGTCTGGTAATGGTTTGACTAGATTTCCTTCAGTTCAGCATGGTTCTATGCTTGTCCCTCATTTCCAACGTAGGTTTATGTCTACCGAGACGAATTCTGCCGATTCCTCTTCTCAAGATAGTTCCGTACTGGAACCTGAAGTGCCTCGTCCCATCAAATTTAAAAGACTAGATAAAACCGCAAGGCACATTATGCAG ATTTTAGACAAGGAAGCAGTAGAGGAGGTGAAAGGACAAAGAGAGATGCCTGATATAAAGCCTGGTTATATTGTGCAGCTCAAAGTG GAAGTGCCGGAGAACAAGAGGCGTGTTTCTATTATAAAAGGGATTGTTATTGCAAGGCGTAATGCTGGACTCAATACTACTTTCAGAATTAGAAGGATGGTAGCTGGGGTTGGGATTGAGTCTTTATTCCCACT GTATTCACCTAACATAAAGGAGATAAAGGTGCTGGACAAgaagaaagtgagaagagccaagcTCTACTACCTGAGGGATAAAATGAATGCACTTAGATAA